A single region of the Mycobacterium lentiflavum genome encodes:
- a CDS encoding NAD(P)H-dependent amine dehydrogenase family protein yields MSTASPDRPLRVIQWTTGNIGRRSLHAIIGRPDMELVGVYAHGANKVGVDAAELSGWPEPTGVQATNDIDALIALGADACCYNPLWPNIDELVRLLESGVNVCSSAAWITGGKQTPEDRKRIEDACQKGNSTIFGSGAHPGMTNMVGMVLSASCERVDEIRITESVDCSTYESAETQTAMGFSQDPDTPGLAENVRRESEVFAESAAMMADAIGAKLDKMTFDVTFTAATGDSDLGFMKIPAGTVGGVYGFHRGWEGDRNVVSVGFNWTMGNHVVPPKPLEHGHVIQVFGMPNMRTVLHCLPPKDWTEPGFMGLGMIYTAMPVTNAVPAVVAAKPGIMTLADLPPVTGRVAR; encoded by the coding sequence ATGAGCACAGCCAGCCCAGACCGTCCGTTACGTGTCATTCAGTGGACGACCGGCAACATTGGGCGGCGCTCGCTGCACGCCATCATCGGCAGGCCCGACATGGAACTGGTCGGGGTGTACGCGCACGGGGCGAACAAGGTCGGTGTCGATGCCGCCGAACTCTCCGGCTGGCCGGAGCCGACCGGGGTGCAAGCCACCAACGACATCGACGCGCTGATCGCGCTGGGCGCCGACGCGTGTTGCTATAACCCGTTGTGGCCCAACATCGACGAATTGGTACGACTACTGGAGTCGGGCGTCAACGTGTGCTCCAGCGCGGCCTGGATCACCGGCGGCAAGCAGACCCCGGAGGATCGCAAACGCATCGAAGATGCGTGCCAGAAGGGCAATTCGACGATTTTCGGCAGCGGCGCGCATCCCGGCATGACGAACATGGTCGGAATGGTGCTGTCCGCCTCCTGCGAGCGTGTGGACGAAATCCGGATCACCGAATCGGTGGACTGCTCGACCTACGAATCCGCGGAAACCCAGACGGCGATGGGGTTCTCACAAGACCCCGACACGCCTGGATTGGCGGAGAACGTCCGTCGGGAAAGCGAGGTCTTCGCCGAATCGGCGGCGATGATGGCCGACGCGATCGGCGCCAAGCTGGACAAGATGACCTTCGATGTCACGTTCACCGCGGCCACCGGTGACTCCGATCTGGGCTTCATGAAGATCCCCGCGGGTACGGTCGGCGGTGTGTACGGCTTCCACCGCGGCTGGGAAGGCGACCGCAACGTCGTCAGCGTCGGATTCAACTGGACCATGGGTAACCACGTCGTCCCACCTAAGCCACTAGAACACGGCCACGTCATTCAGGTCTTCGGAATGCCCAACATGCGCACCGTCCTGCATTGCCTGCCGCCGAAGGATTGGACCGAGCCCGGGTTCATGGGCCTCGGCATGATCTATACCGCGATGCCGGTCACCAACGCCGTCCCCGCGGTGGTGGCCGCCAAGCCGGGGATCATGACGCTTGCCGACTTGCCACCGGTCACGGGCCGCGTG